Proteins encoded by one window of Dioscorea cayenensis subsp. rotundata cultivar TDr96_F1 chromosome 20, TDr96_F1_v2_PseudoChromosome.rev07_lg8_w22 25.fasta, whole genome shotgun sequence:
- the LOC120251447 gene encoding berberine bridge enzyme-like 18, which produces MASSSATPLLLLCLISISFGTTCHSFTTEQFVQCLQSKTLPNNISELLYFPNTTSYSTVLLSSISNIRVRSGGHDLEGLSYRTVDNQSFMILDLTDYRKVTVDVEHRTALPTKAQHLDSPAGTCPTVGVGGQIGAGGVGTLVRKYGLAADNVLDVRLVDVHGRILDKDSMGEDLFWAVRGGGAVSFCVVLLWKLRLVPVPQTVTLFNVRKSLQDGAIDIIDKWQHVAYNLPEELFIETVMQTLMNGTKGAEVFFNGLYLGKSNEALQVMNNRFPELGVKASDLNEMSWIQSVLSFALYPSDSSIEILLDRSLQQKANFKAKSDYAVNLLPKDALNILWNSLLQVDRAAIYFEPYGGKMAEIPEFQTPFPHRKGSLFNILYLVAWADEAEAEENLNWVRNLYNQMTPYVSKIPRGAYLNYRDLDLGMNEGRNTSYFMAEVWGHKYFKSNFLRLALVKGQVDPHNFFYYEQSIPPLLHA; this is translated from the exons ATGGCTTCAAGCTCTGCAACTCCTCTCCTTCTCTTATGcctcatctccatctccttcgGAACAACTTGCCATTCATTCACCACTGAACAATTCGTCCAATGCCTCCAAAGCAAAACCTTACCAAATAACATCTCCGAACTACTCTACTTCCCAAACACCACTTCCTACTCCACCGTTCTCCTCTCCTCCATTTCAAACATCAG AGTTCGGAGTGGTGGCCATGATTTGGAAGGACTCTCTTACCGAACTGTGGACAACCAATCTTTCATGATTCTAGACCTCACCGACTACCGAAAAGTGACCGTTGATGTAGAGCATCGCACGGCGTTG CCAACCAAAGCACAACACTTGGATTCCCCGGCTGGCACTTGCCCCACTGTTGGCGTCGGCGGTCAGATAGGTGCCGGTGGCGTTGGAACTCTTGTCAGGAAGTACGGACTCGCCGCTGACAATGTCTTGGATGTAAGACTTGTGGACGTGCATGGCCGGATATTGGACAAAGATTCCATGGGAGAGGATCTCTTCTGGGCTGTGAGAGGTGGTGGAGCTGTGAGCTTTTGTGTTGTTCTTTTATGGAAGTTGAGGTTAGTTCCAGTCCCTCAAACTGTTACCTTGTTCAATGTCCGCAAGTCATTACAGGATGGTGCAATAGATATCATTGACAAGTGGCAGCACGTCGCTTACAATCTCCCAGAGGAATTGTTCATTGAGACTGTGATGCAAACTCTAATGAACGGTACCAAAGGAGCAGAAGTTTTCTTCAATGGGCTGTATTTAGGGAAGTCCAATGAGGCTCTGCAGGTGATGAACAATAGGTTTCCTGAGTTGGGAGTGAAAGCGAGTGATTTGAATGAGATGAGTTGGATTCAGTCAGTCTTGTCCTTTGCCCTTTATCCTAGTGATTCCTCTATTGAAATCCTTCTCGATAGGAGCCTCCAACAAAAGGCTAATTTTAAGGCTAAGTCTGACTATGCAGTGAATCTTCTTCCAAAAGATGCATTGAACATCTTGTGGAATAGTTTACTGCAAGTTGACAGAGCAGCCATTTATTTTGAACCATATGGCGGGAAGATGGCTGAGATTCCGGAGTTCCAGACACCATTTCCTCATAGGAAGGGGAGTCTATTCAACATCCTTTATCTTGTGGCATGGGCTGATGAGGCTGAGGCTGAAGAAAACTTGAACTGGGTTAGAAATTTATACAATCAAATGACACCTTACGTCTCAAAGATTCCCAGGGGTGCATACTTGAACTATAGAGATTTGGATTTAGGGATGAATGAAGGGAGAAACACAAGCTATTTCATGGCTGAGGTGTGGGGTCACAAGTACTTCAAGAGTAACTTCTTAAGGTTGGCTCTTGTCAAGGGTCAAGTTGATCCTCATAATTTCTTCTACTATGAACAAAGCATTCCTCCTCTTTTGCATGCTTAG
- the LOC120251446 gene encoding uncharacterized protein LOC120251446 has product MDLDYALREPCPAPLTDQSSLEDRRVFERWERSNRIGLMIMKNTIPETFLNTTSDKRDIKQFLDTLEERFVRSDKAETSATLKKLVSMRYKGDRNIREYVLDMCHLAGKLKSLKFEIPEDVLVHMVLISLPPQFSQFEVNYNCQKEKWTVNELISHLAQEEDRIKQREVESADFASSSH; this is encoded by the coding sequence ATGGATCTAGACTATGCATTAAGAGAACCATGTCCTGCACCTCTTACAGATCAAAGCTCTCTTGAGGATAGGAGAGTTTTTGAGAGGTGGGAGCGGTCTAACCGTATAGGTCTAATGATCATGAAGAATACAATCCCGGAGACTTTTCTGAACACTACATCTGATAAAAGGGACATTAAGCAGTTCCTTGACACCCTGGAAGAACGCTTCGTAAGAAGTGATAAGGCGGAGACTAGTGCTACACTAAAGAAACTAGTTTCCATGAGGTATAAGGGTGATCGGAATATACGAGAGTACGTCCTTGATATGTGTCATCTAGCTGGAAAATTAAAGAGTTTGAAATTTGAGATACCAGAAGATGTTCTAGTGCATATGGTGTTGATTTCCCTCCCTCCTCAATTTAGTCAGTTTGAAGTGAATTATAACTGTCAAAAGGAAAAATGGACAGTAAATGAACTTATCTCACATTTAGCACAAGAGGAAGATCGGATAAAGCAACGTGAGGTTGAGAGTGCTGATTTTGCATCTTCAAGCCATTAG